A single Lolium perenne isolate Kyuss_39 chromosome 6, Kyuss_2.0, whole genome shotgun sequence DNA region contains:
- the LOC127310083 gene encoding uncharacterized protein: MEAKRSAAITSACVLLVVMLSGQVQQAAAISKFCACYQGCYPACRQHVPRFLCVPFCANKCSPSQAAATATGGGGGDSCLGACAAVKICGLSDPPAEAVDVATCARNCRKEMSQN, encoded by the exons atggaagcgAAGAGATCGGCCGCCATTACCTCCGCGTGCGTGCTCCTCGTCGTGATGCTGTCCGGGCAGGTGCAGCAGGCGGCCGCCATCTCCAAGTTCTGCGCGTGCTACCAGGGGTGCTACCCGGCGTGCAGGCAGCATGTGCCGCGGTTCTTATGCGTTCCGTTCTGCGCCAACAAATGcagccccagccaggccgccgccaccgccaccggcggcggcggcggcgactcgTGCTTGGGGGCCTGCGCCGCCGTCAAGATCTGCGGCCTGTCCGATCCTCCGGCAG AGGCAGTTGACGTGGCGACCTGCGCGCGGAACTGCAGGAAGGAAATGAGCCAGAATTGA